The Sphingomonas sp. LY54 genome includes a region encoding these proteins:
- a CDS encoding homocysteine S-methyltransferase family protein, whose translation MNARQKLTRAAAERILITDGAFGTEIQNHKLSEADYRGTLDLGRDQKGNNDILALTRPDIVDSITRAYLAAGSDIVSTNTFSANAISQADYGAEHLVGDINRASARIARKAADDAEAADGRPRFVAGAIGPTNKTLSLSPNVNDPGYREIDFDGLKEVYREQCDALIEGGVDFILIETIFDTLNAKAGIMAAAEAAERTGRDVPLMISMTITDLSGRNLSGHTVEAFWYAVRHARPLTIGLNCSFGAQQLRPHVQALAAAADTLIMIYPNAGLPNELGAYDERPDQTAAFVREWADEGLVNILGGCCGSTPAHIAAIAGAVGDLSPRSVPAPPRVTRLAGLEPMTIAA comes from the coding sequence ATGAACGCCCGCCAGAAACTGACCCGCGCCGCCGCCGAGCGCATCCTCATCACCGACGGCGCCTTCGGCACCGAGATCCAGAACCACAAGCTCAGCGAGGCCGATTATCGCGGCACGCTCGATCTCGGCCGCGACCAGAAGGGCAATAACGACATTCTCGCGCTGACGCGGCCGGACATCGTGGATTCGATCACGCGCGCCTATCTCGCCGCCGGCTCGGACATCGTGTCGACCAACACGTTCAGCGCGAACGCGATCAGCCAGGCCGATTACGGCGCCGAGCACCTCGTCGGCGATATCAACCGCGCGTCCGCCCGCATTGCTCGCAAGGCCGCCGACGACGCGGAGGCCGCGGACGGGCGCCCGCGCTTCGTGGCGGGCGCGATCGGGCCGACCAACAAGACGCTTTCGCTCTCGCCCAACGTCAACGACCCGGGCTATCGCGAGATCGATTTCGACGGCCTGAAAGAGGTCTATCGCGAGCAATGCGACGCCCTGATCGAAGGCGGGGTCGACTTCATCCTGATCGAGACGATCTTCGACACGCTGAACGCCAAGGCCGGGATCATGGCGGCGGCCGAAGCGGCCGAACGCACCGGCCGCGACGTGCCGCTGATGATCTCGATGACGATCACCGACCTTTCTGGCCGCAACCTCTCCGGCCACACGGTGGAGGCCTTCTGGTACGCCGTGCGCCACGCGCGGCCGCTGACCATCGGCCTCAATTGCTCGTTCGGCGCGCAACAGCTGCGGCCGCACGTGCAGGCACTCGCCGCGGCGGCCGACACCCTGATCATGATCTATCCCAATGCCGGCCTGCCCAACGAGCTCGGCGCCTATGACGAACGGCCCGACCAGACCGCGGCCTTCGTGCGCGAATGGGCCGACGAGGGACTGGTCAACATTCTCGGCGGCTGCTGCGGATCGACACCGGCCCACATCGCCGCCA
- the metF gene encoding methylenetetrahydrofolate reductase yields MSPIAPAIDRTGTPLFADVAGDIDVSFEFFPPKTEKMEQTLWESIKTLEPLAPRFVSVTYGAGGSTRERTHATVERITRETSLDAAAHLTCVEASREEIDAVARAYWEAGVRHIVALRGDPPEQGKAFAAHPGGYANAAELVKGLKDVAPFEISVAAYPECHPDSRNRAADLDNLWRKFDAGADRAITQFFFSPECFLRFRDQAAAMGIDAEIVPGILPVSNVAQTRKFAALCGATIPCWMERLFEGLDDLPAARQLVAATVAAELCGQLYAGGVRHFHFYTLNRAELAYAICHLLGLRPSLQAQEQAA; encoded by the coding sequence ATGAGCCCCATCGCCCCCGCAATCGACCGCACCGGTACGCCGCTCTTCGCGGACGTCGCCGGAGACATCGACGTCAGCTTCGAATTCTTCCCACCCAAGACCGAGAAGATGGAGCAGACCCTCTGGGAATCGATCAAGACGCTGGAGCCGCTCGCGCCACGCTTCGTGTCGGTGACCTATGGCGCCGGCGGATCGACCCGCGAGCGGACCCATGCCACCGTCGAGCGCATCACCCGCGAGACCAGCCTCGATGCCGCCGCTCACCTGACCTGCGTCGAGGCGAGCCGTGAGGAGATCGACGCCGTCGCCCGCGCTTACTGGGAAGCGGGCGTCCGTCACATCGTGGCGCTGCGCGGCGATCCGCCCGAGCAAGGCAAGGCATTCGCGGCGCATCCCGGCGGCTATGCCAACGCGGCAGAGCTGGTGAAGGGCCTCAAGGACGTGGCCCCGTTCGAGATCTCGGTCGCAGCCTACCCGGAATGCCATCCCGATTCGCGCAACCGGGCGGCCGATCTCGACAATCTCTGGCGCAAGTTCGACGCCGGCGCCGACCGCGCGATCACGCAATTCTTCTTCTCGCCCGAATGCTTCCTCCGCTTCCGCGATCAGGCCGCGGCGATGGGCATCGACGCCGAGATCGTGCCCGGCATCCTGCCCGTCTCCAACGTCGCCCAGACCCGCAAGTTCGCGGCTTTGTGCGGCGCGACGATCCCGTGCTGGATGGAACGCCTGTTCGAGGGGCTCGACGACCTGCCCGCCGCGCGCCAGTTGGTGGCGGCGACCGTCGCCGCCGAATTGTGCGGCCAGCTTTATGCGGGCGGCGTCCGCCACTTCCACTTCTACACGCTCAACCGCGCCGAGCTTGCTTACGCGATCTGCCACCTGCTCGGCCTCCGGCCCAGCCTCCAAGCACAGGAACAAGCGGCATGA